A single region of the Cucumis melo cultivar AY chromosome 3, USDA_Cmelo_AY_1.0, whole genome shotgun sequence genome encodes:
- the LOC103487807 gene encoding transcription factor RAX3-like — translation MGRAPCCDKANVKKGPWSPEEDAKLKSYIEKHGTGGNWIALPQKIGLKRCGKSCRLRWLNYLRPNIKHGGFSEEEDRIICSLYVSIGSRWSIIAAQLPGRTDNDIKNYWNTRLKKKLFGKQRKDHQQQAITRRGNGVKQMQQIKRSSENNNTTITTTIAHMGENNSSIFSLNHSHNNNILPYWPQQQHLPLAPHFNNNLTPFGKPIENDLSKFGVQFMDQESNLYSSNNNNNENGNEYGNYIPIMQGQSSSSNSQMVEIENYNNMANYEDPRRVLCGLEFLYGDHHIMSGNNNDLQISSCLPNYEEILLQDLSTTTTTTTQEYGAKFDDLRILDNNAL, via the exons ATGGGAAGAGCTCCTTGCTGTGACAAAGCTAATGTTAAGAAAGGGCCATGGTCTCCTGAAGAAGATGCGAAACTCAAGTCTTATATTGAAAAACATGGAACTGGTGGTAATTGGATTGCTTTGCCTCAAAAAATTG gacTTAAGAGATGTGGGAAAAGCTGTAGGTTGAGATGGTTGAATTATCTTCGTCCAAATATTAAGCATGGAGGTTTCTCCGAGGAAGAAGACAGAATCATTTGTAGTCTTTATGTTAGTATTGGAAGCAg GTGGTCTATCATTGCAGCGCAACTACCAGGAAGAACAGATAATGATATAAAGAATTATTGGAACacgaggttgaagaagaagctATTCGGGAAGCAAAGAAAAGATCATCAACAACAAGCAATAACTCGTAGAGGAAATGGGGTAAAGCAAATGCAACAAATAAAGAGATCATCAGAGAATAACAacacaacaataacaacaacaatagcTCATATGGGTGAGAATAATAGTTCCATATTTTCATTAAACCATTCTCATAACAACAATATTCTTCCTTATTGGCCTCAACAGCAGCACCTCCCATTGGCTCCTCACTTCAACAACAACTTGACTCCCTTTGGGAAGCCAATTGAAAATGATTTGAGCAAATTTGGAGTTCAATTCATGGATCAAGAAAGTAATTTGTATAGTagcaacaacaataataatgaaaatggaAATGAATATGGAAACTATATCCCAATTATGCAAGGGCAGAGTAGCAGCAGCAACAGCCAAATGGTGGAGATTGAGAATTATAATAACATGGCCAATTATGAAGATCCAAGGAGGGTTTTGTGTGGACTTGAGTTTCTATATGGAGATCATCACATAATGAGTGGCAACAACAATGATCTTCAAATTTCTTCTTGCCTTCCAAATTATGAAGAAATATTGCTGCAAGATTTGTCAACTACCACTACTACTACAACTCAAGAATATGGAGCTAAGTTTGATGATTTGAGGATATTGGATAACAATGCACTATGA